Part of the Heterodontus francisci isolate sHetFra1 unplaced genomic scaffold, sHetFra1.hap1 HAP1_SCAFFOLD_52, whole genome shotgun sequence genome, TAAAGATGGTATAAATGTTGTACCGGGTCGTAATTCATGAGAAAGAATTGTGAAGCATTATAAAAGATTATAAACAATTTTAAATGATTATAAGGGTTATAAATAATTATAAAAAGATTATAAAGACTCCAAGTGATTATGAAGAATTCTCCCTCAGCCTCAGACAcacatcaccatggggaagaggccGCACACACACTCCCCATCTGCAACGGGAACAGGTCCCGTCACCATGGGAGAAGGCCCCACCACTACTCCTCACATCACAGGGAGCAGGTCTAGCACCCAGACTGCTGTCACCATAGAGAACAGGCGCCGCAACCCCTGCCCCCGGGCCTGCACCCCCGCGACCCCCGCCACCATTGGGAACAAATACCGCCCCCAGCATTCTATCACCATGGAGAACAGGCCCCGCCCCATAATACCACCATAAAGGCCAGCCCCGCTTAGTCATCACAGGCCCACCCCCAAACTGCTGGGAATAGTCAGTGATTCAGCTGCTTTCATCGTGAAGTTAATTTAagaattggagtaaagggatatttcagcacattgctCAACTGCTCTCTAAACTGAGTCTGCGTCACGGCATAAATCGCACTGTTGATGCAGCAACTcatgagctgcagcatgaagcccacttCCTTCAAATAAGCATGTAAATAAACAGACCGATATCCTAAATCAAATATTCGGCCCCAAATTGAATATACCATTAAAactgcccataacaggatgaaatttgCCGAGATCacgaacagtaaaatgatggatttccttcgactctccatttctgggtctctgcgaatctccccactgctgtgagcccggagtctcctgcgtcctctgttgctcactaaaatgtgtctgactgtggcagcattgagcagcagaatcaccacaaatggaacAATCGGAGTTAGAATGTGATGGAGAAACTGGACTGATGCCCAAACAACAGAGTACCAAACAATGGATGTTACAGAACAAAACCAGGGTTCATTCCACAGCCAATACTGAccagttaacataaaataccaggtgatgttatttaaacagctcagcactgtCACTGTTACCAAAAccgcagccgccgttttctcactgcaatatttacatttcagtttctggcaacaaatggccacaaatcgatcaaaggtaaatgtgacggtgaaccagacggaacagtctgtagctgcataaagcaggacggcgtggatattacaaacGGATATGGACTGCAGGAACTGGAACTGTtcctgataaacaatgggaatgtgcctcaatatcatgtcgaggataatgaccagtagatc contains:
- the LOC137362415 gene encoding probable G-protein coupled receptor 139 — protein: MDQNLTAVDGNVTTMGRNFIWEFDILSTNYDWYSLDYRMYLALRIIQYIYYPTLAIIGVPVNLLTIGILSRGKCGLSKCVTRYLVAISVADLLVIILDMILRHIPIVYQEQFQFLQSISVCNIHAVLLYAATDCSVWFTVTFTFDRFVAICCQKLKCKYCSEKTAAAVLVTVTVLSCLNNITWYFMLTGQYWLWNEPWFCSVTSIVWYSVVWASVQFLHHILTPIVPFVVILLLNAATVRHILVSNRGRRRLRAHSSGEIRRDPEMESRRKSIILLFVISANFILLWAVLMVYSIWGRIFDLGYRSVYLHAYLKEVGFMLQLMSCCINSAIYAVTQTQFREQLSNVLKYPFTPILKLTSR